The sequence GTCTGACCGAAGCCGTTACGTATCTGCAGAAGCCCATTCTCCGGATCGTTGGGCAGCCCATTGACCGTAAAGAACTGGTTGAACCAGTGGCAAAAAATCCTGATCTGCAATTTCACGCGTTCGATCAGGTACGCTTCGAGAAACCGCTGCCACTCCAGACACTAATGGCCTATTCAGAAAAAGGGCAGGCAATTGATCTGACCAAATTCGTCGATGGATCCGGCAAGTTGAACTGGACAGCCCCGGCGGATAACTGGATGCTCTATGCCGTGTTTGAGGGCTGGCATGGTAAACAGGTCGAGCGAGCCGGACCCGGTGGTGAAGGCGACGTAATCGATCATTTTTCGAAGGCTGCAACACAGCGTTATCTGCGCCATTTTGACGAAGCCTTTAAAGGGCGGAAGAGTTTGCCAATCCGGGCATTTTTCAATGATTCGTATGAGGTAGATGATGCGCAGGGTGAAGGAAATTGGACCCCGGCAATGTTCACCGAATTTCAGCAACGGCGTGGATATAATCTCAAACAGCATTTACCAGCTCTGTTCGGGAAAGCTGCTGAAGACATCAATAAGCGGGTATTGAGCGATTACCGCGAAACCATTTCGGAGCTATTGCTGGAAAACTACACCCAAACGTGGCACAATTGGGCGAAGGGGAAAGGTGCCCTGATCCGAAATCAGGCGCATGGGTCCCCGGCCAATATTCTTGATCTGTATGCCGCTACCGACATTCCTGAAATTGAAGGAACGGAAATTCTACGAATCAAATTCGCGTCATCGGCGGCACATGTTACCGGTAAACCGCTGACATCGTCTGAGTCGGCAACCTGGGAAAATGAACACTTCCTGTCGAAACTCAGCGATGTAAAAAAAGCCATGGATCGGTTTCTTCTGGGTGGTGTCAATCATACCTTCTATCACGGAACAAACTATTCACCAGCGTCGGCTGCCTGGCCGGGCTGGTTGTTTTATGCGGCTGTACACTTCAATCCGAATAATACCTTCTGGACCGATTTCGGTAAACTGAATCAGTACGTAGCCCGGTGTCAGTCGTTTTTGCAGCTAGGGAAACCCAATAATGATGTGCTGGTGTACCTGCCGATTTACGACGCCTACACCCGTCCCGGAAAAGTGCTGCTACAACATTTCGATGGTATTCAGCATGGTTTTGCTGGAATGCCGGTTGGTAGTATTTCCGAATCGCTTTGGCAGAAAGGCTACGGTTTCGACTTCATTTCAGACAAACAACTGCTGAACGTTTCAACAACGAATGGAACCCTTCAAACCGGTGGTGTAGCCTATCAGACCATCTTGCTGCCTGCTCCGGAATTCATACCACTTGAAACAGTTACGCAACTCATGGCCCTGGCTAAAAATGGAGCCACAATTGTTGTGAACGGTCAGTTGCCTGCCGATGTGCCGGGCCTGGGTAATCTTGACAGTCGGCGAAGTGCGTTTAAAAAGCTGCTTTCTCAGTTAACATTTGCCGATACCGAAAAAGCCGGTATTCGTCGGGCAGTTTTTGGCAAAGGGGCTTTTCTGATTGGAAATGATACCGATGAACTATTAACCCTGGCGGGGGTAAAGCGTGAAACTTTAGCGGATAATGGATTGCAGTATATTCGACGCCGTCATGCAACAGGCCATTACTATTTCATTGTCAATTGGGGCGATAAACCCGTTGATGGATGGATGCCGCTTGCTGGAGCACAGTCTTCAAAGTCAGCCGCCTTGTATAATCCAATGACTGAACAAACGGGAATAGCCGCGCTGCGAACCCGAAACACAACGAATGAGGTTTATCTACAACTTGCCCCCGGTGAGTCCTGCATTCTGGAAACGTCGACTAAGCTGATCAGTAATCCAGACTATCCCTATTTGAAAACGATAGGAAAAGCTCAGGAAATAACGGGTACCTGGACAATTCGATTTGTGTCAGGAGGTGGAGCATTACCCGCAACCGTTAAAACAGAAAAGCTGGCATCCTGGACCGAAATGGCGGGTGATACGGGGAAAACATTTTCAGGAGCTGCTACCTATACCATCTCATTCGCGAAGCCGGCCGAAACCGGTGATGGGTATCTACTCAATCTGGGACGAGTGGCCGAGAGCGCCCGCATTCAGGTCAATGATCAGGATGTTAAAACAGTAATTGGCCCCAACTATCAGCTTTTAATTCCGGAAGCCTGGCTGAAAAATATCAATACACTGACTGTTACGGTATCTAATGGTATGGCCAATCGGATTATAGACATGGACAAACGGCATGTGGAATGGAAGAAATTCTATAACGTCAATATGTCGCCCCGGCTCCGCGAAGACCGGGATGCCAATGGCCTGTTTACAGCCGAACGATGGACTCCGAAAGAATCGGGGTTGATCGGGCCCGTAACGCTTATGCCAGTGAAGGTATTTAAGGCCGACAGTGTCGAGAAATAATCTTAAACCAACAATGGAAGAAATTGCTTTTACAATGAAACTCAAACCGGGCGTCGAAGCCGAATACAAACGCCGTCACGACGAAATCTGGCCCGAATTATCGACCGCTTTGACAGAGGCAGGTATCCGCGATTATTCAATTTTCCTGGATCGGGCGAGTGGCACCTTGTTTGGCGTCCAGAAACGCATGGAAGGGCATTCGGCCACCCGATTGCCTGAACTGCCGGTCATGCAGCGTTGGTGGCAGTATATGGCCGACCTGATGGACGTCAATCCAGATAATTCGCCAGTTGTGCAGCCACTGGAGCCGGTGTTTCATTTAGATTGATCCGTTCAGGATTAAGTGGGTCTTATGGAATCTAACGTACTTATACTTCTACTTGCTTGGCTTTCTGCCGGATCAATATCGGTACGATTAAAAAACTTATACTGCTGAATAGGAGGGAAAAACCGGTTTGAGCTGCATGAAGAAACGTTGCCATGACAACGCTGGCTGTTTCATCCATTCCATAAAGCATAAGGACCCGGCTAACCAGAAAATGATAGGTCCCGACGCCACCCTGCGTCGGGACAGCGATACCTCCCAATGAACTCACCGTCAAAATGGTTAGCGCAGCCGACGGAGGAAGTGACAAGGTTTGGGAAGAAGCAAAAAAGAGGATGTATGTAACGAGGAAGGCCAATGCATAGCTCGCGATCGTGAGGCCAATAAACAAGCTGGGACTTTTCAGTTTTTGAATGGCTATAAAACCTTTGCCCATATTGAGAGCAATAGCACCTAATCGTTTCGATAAAGGGTGCTGTCGAAAGGTCTGATTCCGAAACAGCCAGTAGAAAAAAATAAACAGAAGGATACTGATTCCTGCTAATACGATAAGAATAACACCGGACTGGCCGCTGGACGTCATTCGCGATAGAAGAGGGCTGAATAAATCAGTAATAAATTGACCAACGCGCTTGAACTCAAAGAAAAGCGTTAGCCCAATCAATAGAACAAGCGTGAGTAAATCAATGACCCGCTCGGCCACCACAGAGCCTAAGCCCTGAGAAATTGGAACACCGTCAGTTCGTTGCAATGTGCCACAACGGGTAAGTTCGCCCGCACCAGGAATGATCATGCTAGCCATCGAACCTGCCAGCAAAGCGATTGTTGTTCGAAATAGAGAAGGCTGGTAGCCAAGCGCCTGTAAGGTAAGATGCCAGCGGGCAGCCCGGGCAATATGATACATGCCTATGATGATTCCAGCAACACCCAGCCATCGAAAATTTGCCTGTCGAAACTGAGCCGATAATTCGTTTAGCGGTACGTCTTTTAAAACGTACCAGAGTAAACCAATGGCTAAGAGAATCGGCAATACCTGCCGCACAAACGTGTTATTCATGCGGGCAAATTACCTATTTTAATAAACACATTGCTTGATTTTGGCAAACTGGCATGG comes from Spirosoma aureum and encodes:
- a CDS encoding lysylphosphatidylglycerol synthase transmembrane domain-containing protein produces the protein MNNTFVRQVLPILLAIGLLWYVLKDVPLNELSAQFRQANFRWLGVAGIIIGMYHIARAARWHLTLQALGYQPSLFRTTIALLAGSMASMIIPGAGELTRCGTLQRTDGVPISQGLGSVVAERVIDLLTLVLLIGLTLFFEFKRVGQFITDLFSPLLSRMTSSGQSGVILIVLAGISILLFIFFYWLFRNQTFRQHPLSKRLGAIALNMGKGFIAIQKLKSPSLFIGLTIASYALAFLVTYILFFASSQTLSLPPSAALTILTVSSLGGIAVPTQGGVGTYHFLVSRVLMLYGMDETASVVMATFLHAAQTGFSLLFSSISFLIVPILIRQKAKQVEV
- the rhaM gene encoding L-rhamnose mutarotase, translated to MEEIAFTMKLKPGVEAEYKRRHDEIWPELSTALTEAGIRDYSIFLDRASGTLFGVQKRMEGHSATRLPELPVMQRWWQYMADLMDVNPDNSPVVQPLEPVFHLD
- a CDS encoding glycosyl hydrolase, whose translation is MRKFLLLWLLMGTTAGSMLAQPRWPAITQQTKPWTRWWWMGSAVNDKDLTRLLEEYQKAGLGGVEITPIYGVKGTEMQFINFLSPTWLDRLDHTLAEAKRLNMGVDMAQASGWPFGGPWVTPEDACKYVTYKTYSLKSGESLTEAVTYLQKPILRIVGQPIDRKELVEPVAKNPDLQFHAFDQVRFEKPLPLQTLMAYSEKGQAIDLTKFVDGSGKLNWTAPADNWMLYAVFEGWHGKQVERAGPGGEGDVIDHFSKAATQRYLRHFDEAFKGRKSLPIRAFFNDSYEVDDAQGEGNWTPAMFTEFQQRRGYNLKQHLPALFGKAAEDINKRVLSDYRETISELLLENYTQTWHNWAKGKGALIRNQAHGSPANILDLYAATDIPEIEGTEILRIKFASSAAHVTGKPLTSSESATWENEHFLSKLSDVKKAMDRFLLGGVNHTFYHGTNYSPASAAWPGWLFYAAVHFNPNNTFWTDFGKLNQYVARCQSFLQLGKPNNDVLVYLPIYDAYTRPGKVLLQHFDGIQHGFAGMPVGSISESLWQKGYGFDFISDKQLLNVSTTNGTLQTGGVAYQTILLPAPEFIPLETVTQLMALAKNGATIVVNGQLPADVPGLGNLDSRRSAFKKLLSQLTFADTEKAGIRRAVFGKGAFLIGNDTDELLTLAGVKRETLADNGLQYIRRRHATGHYYFIVNWGDKPVDGWMPLAGAQSSKSAALYNPMTEQTGIAALRTRNTTNEVYLQLAPGESCILETSTKLISNPDYPYLKTIGKAQEITGTWTIRFVSGGGALPATVKTEKLASWTEMAGDTGKTFSGAATYTISFAKPAETGDGYLLNLGRVAESARIQVNDQDVKTVIGPNYQLLIPEAWLKNINTLTVTVSNGMANRIIDMDKRHVEWKKFYNVNMSPRLREDRDANGLFTAERWTPKESGLIGPVTLMPVKVFKADSVEK